The Microbacterium limosum sequence CTCGGGCGCGGCGGCGGTCCCGCCAACAGCGCGATCCTCGCCCAGCCGCCCCACTCCGTGGACGGACGCTTCAAGCTCACCGAGCAGGGCGAGGTCATCTTCGCCCGCTACGGCGACCCCGCCATCGCGATGCGCCACATCGACCAGGTCGCGGCCGCCACGCTGCTGGCCTCGGCACCGTCGGTCGAGCGCCGCAACGAGGACGCCGCCTCCCGCTACGCCGACGTCGCGCGGACGATGGATGCGGCATCCCGCGAGCGCTTCTTCGCGCTGGTCAAGGCCGAGGGCTTCGCCCCCTGGTTCGCGACGGTGACGCCGATGGAGGAGATCGGCCTGCTCGCCCTCGGGTCGCGTCCGGCGCGGCGCGGGCTCTCGGTCGAGTCCCTCGAGGATCTGCGGGCGATTCCGTGGGTGTTCGCGTGGACCCAGGCGCGCATCAACCTCGCGGGCTGGTTCGGCCTGGGCACGGCGCTCGAGGCCGTCGGCGACGAGGACCTGCTGCGCGAGGCATACGAGCAGTGGCCGCTGCTGCGCACGATGGTCGACAACGTCGCGATGAGCCTCGCGAAGGCCGACGACCGCATCGCGTCGCGCTACCTCGCCCTCGGAGACCGCGACGACCTCGCGCAACTGGTGCGGGAGGAGATGGCGCTCACCCGCGGGTGGGTCATCCGGCTCACCGGCTCGGGAGAGCTGCTGGCGAACCGCCCCGTGCTCGGCCGCGCCGTCAAGATGCGCAGCCCCTACGTCGACGCGCTCTCCCTCCTGCAGCTGCGCGCGCTGCGCGCCCTCCGGGCGACGCCCGAGGGCGAGAAGCCGGCGCCCGAGCAGCAGCGCCTTCTCCTGCTCTCGGTCAGCGGCGTCGCCGCGGGCCTGCAGAACACCGGCTGATCCACGGCATCCTGACCGCCCCGCCGCATGCGACGGGGCGCTCCGGATACGGTGCGGTTCAGGCGGATGCCGCGGGCGCGCCCACGGCCGCGTCGGGCTCGGGGAACAGCGCCGTCAGCAACTGGGCGACCCATTCCAGGAGCGCTTCGTCGCCGACGGGGTCGCCGCCGTCGCGGGGAAGCGGCACGACGAGCGCGTCGCCGCCCTGCAGCAGCTTCGCGGCGGGGTACAGCCGCTGCAGGCGCACGCGCATCGAATCCGGCAGGCGCGCCGGAGCGATTCGCAGATTGGGTCCCATCGCCACGACGTCGGTGAGTCCCGCGCGACCCGCGCGACGACGCAGACGGGCGACCGCGACGAGGCCCTCGACCTCGGCGGGGGGCTCCCCGTAGCGGTCGCGCAGCTCGTCGATGACGAGATCGATCGCGTCCGGAGCCGCGTTCGCGGCGGCCGCCGCCGAGAGCTTCTGGTACGCCTCGAGGCGCAGCCGCTCGCTGTCGATGTACGACTCGGGGATGCGCGCCTGCACGGGCAGCTCGAGGCGCAGTTCGGCAGGTCCCTCGGCCTCTTCGCCGCGGAAGGTCGCGACGGCCTCCCCGATCATCCGCAGATACAGGTCGAACCCGACCCCCGCGATGTGGCCGGCCTGCTCGGCGCCGAGCATGTTGCCCGCGCCGCGCAGCTCGAGGTCCTTGAGCGCGACCTGCATGCCCGAGCCGAGGTCGTTGTTGACCGAGATCGTCTCGAGCCGGTCGGCCGCCGTCTCCGACAGAGGCTTGTTCTCGTCGTAGAGGAAGTAGGCGTATGCCCGCTCCCGCGCGCGACCCACGCGTCCCCGCAGCTGGTGCAGCTGCGAGAGTCCGTACTTGTCGGCGCGATCGATGATGATCGTGTTCGCGTTCGCGATGTCGAGCCCCGTCTCGATGATCGTCGTCGAGACGAGTACGTCGAACTTGCGCTCCCAGAAGTCGTCGACGACCTGCTCGAGCGCGTGCTCGCCCATCTGGCCGTGCGCGACCGCGATGCGCGCCTCCGGCACGAGCTCGGCGAGGTGCGCCGCGACCCGCTGGATCGACTTCACCCGGTTGTGGACGTAGAAGACCTGCCCCTCGCGCAGGAGCTCGCGGCGGATGGCCGCGGCGACCTGCTTGTCGTTGCGGGGCCCGACGTAGGACAGGATCGGATGCCGGTCCTCCGGCGGCGTCGCGAGGGTCGACATCTCGCGGATCCCCGTGACGGCCATCTCGAGCGTGCGCGGAATGGGGGTCGCGCTCATCGCGAGGACGTCGACGTTGGTCTTGAGCTTCTTCAGCGCGTCCTTGTGCTCGACGCCGAAGCGCTGCTCCTCGTCGATGATCATGAGGCCCAGATCCTTGAAGACCACCTGCTCGGTGAGGATGCGGTGGGTGCCGATGACCATGTCGATCGTGCCGTCGGCGAGCCCCTTCACGATCTCGCGCGTCTCCTTGTCGGTCTGGAACCGCGAGAGGGCCCGCACCTTCACAGGGAAGCCCGCGAAGCGCTCGGTGAAGGTCTCGGAGTGCTGCTTGACCAGGAGGGTCGTCGGCACGAGCATCGCGACCTGCTTGCCGTCCTGGATCGCCTTGAAGGCCGCCCGCACGGCGACCTCGGTCTTGCCGAAGCCGACGTCGCCCGACAGCAGCCGGTCCATCGGGATCGGGCGCTCCATGTCGGCCTTGATCTCATCGATCGTCTGCAGCTGGTCCGGGGTCTCGGCGAACGGGAACGCCTCCTCCAGCTCCCGCTGCCACGGCGTGTCGGGCCCGAACGCGTAGCCCTTGGCCGACATCCGCGCCGAGTAGAGCTTCACGAGCTCCACGGCGATGTCGCGGACGGCCTTGCGCGCCTTGCCCTTGGCCTGCGCCCAGTCGCTTCCGCCCATCTTCGACAGCGCCGGGGCCTCCCCCCCGACGTACCGGGAGAGCTGGTCGAGCTGATCGGTGGGTACGAACAGCTTGTCTCCCGGGTAGCCGCGCTTGGTGGGGGCGTACTCCACCACGAGGTACTCGCGCATGCTCTTGACGGGGTTGCGGCCGCCCGAGGACACCTCCCGCTGCACGAGCTCGACGAAGCGGCCGATGCCGTGGGTGGTATGCACGACGAAGTCGCCGGCCTTCAGCTGCAGCGGGTCGACGACGTTCTTGCGACGAGACGCGAGCTTTTTCACGACGCGGCTGTCGCCGCCGATCGTGCGGCCGTAGAAATCGGCTTCGGTCAGCAGTGCGATGCGCGCATCGGATGCCTCGAAGCCCGCCTCGACGCTCGCCTGCGTCAACAGCGCCACACCTGCTTCGGGGATCTCGTCGATCGTCTCGGCGACGCGCGCCGCCAGGCCCCGCTCGGAGAGCACATCGCGCGCCCGCTCGACCAGGCCGTGGCCGCTCGCCGCGACGACGACGCTCCAGCCGTCACGGAGGAGTTCGCCGACGTGTTCGGTCGCCCCCTCGACGTTGCCGTGGAAGGACGGCACCGGTGCGGCGGGGATGCGCGTGGCGACGCCGCCCTCGGCATCCAGCACTCCCTCGGCGGCCGCATCGGCGGCTCCGGAGTCGAACGCGCTGAAGCTCCACCACACGCCGCCCCGCTCGCGGGCCGACTCCCGCAGGCTCGCCAGCGGGAGGAAGTCGCCCGACCCGAGGTCGACCGGCACGGCGGCTCCCGCGACGGCGGCGCTCCACGCGGCCTCGAGGAACTCGCGGTTGGTCTCCTGCAGGGTGAGGGCGCGGGTGACGGCCCTCTCCGGGTCGACGAGCGCGACGGCCGCCCCGGCGGGCAGGTAGTCGATGAGCGGCACCAGCCGGTCCACGAGCGCCGGCAGCAGGGACTCCATGCCGTCGGCGGGAATGCCCTCGGACATCTTCTCCAGCATTCCCGCCAGGCCCGGCAGCCCGTCCCGGAGGGCCCCCGCCCGTTCGCGGATGTCGGGGGTCAGCAGCAGCTCGCGGCTCGGGCCGAGGCGCACGGCGTCGACCTCGCCGGGAAGCGAGCGCTGATCCGCGACCGAGAACGCGCGCACCTCCTCGACCTCGTCGCCGAAGAACTCGATGCGGTACGGATGGTCGGCCACGGGAGGGAAGACGTCGAGGATGCCGCCGCGGACGGCGAACTCGCCGCGCCGGGAGACCATGTCGACCCGCGCGTACGCGAGCTCGACCAGGCGCTCGGCGATGCGCGGCAGATCGTAGCCCCGGCCGCCGCGGCGCAGGTCGACCGGTTCCACGGCGTCGAGGCCGGGCGCGAGCGGCTGGATCGCGGCGCGGACCGAGGCGGTGACCACGAGCGGCGTCGATCCGTCCCATGCCCCGATCTCGCGCAGGGCCTCGAGCCGCGCACCGATCGTCTCGGCGCTGGGGCTGAGTCGCTCGTGCGGCAGCGTCTCCCAGGCGGGGAAGGAGAGCACCCGCGCCTCGGGAAGGTAGGCCGACAGCGCGGGCCCCACCTGCTCGGCGCGGCGCCCGGTGGGAGCGATGACCAGCACCGCCGGCGGCTCGCCCGCGGCAGCCCGCCGCTCCAGCAGCGCCGCGATCGCGGGCGCGACGAGCCCCTCGACGAGCGAGAAGTCGGTGTCGACGGATGCGGCCGAGAGCCCCTCACGGAACGCCTCCGAGCGCGCGAGGGCGCGCGTGATCCCGTGAATTGTCACCCGACCAGTCTAAGAGCGGGCGCCGACACCGGAGGCGCCCGGGGCGTCCTCGCCCGCCAGGAGCCGCCGCCTAGGATGTGGGCATGAGCGAGAAGACGCCGCCCCCCGCCGGCGACGGGTCGGCAGGGGGCGCTGCGCCCGCATCTCCCCCGCCACCGGCGCCGCCCGTTCCGCCGCTTCCCCCGCTGCCGCCGCTGCCCGCGGCTCCCGTGAGCACCCCTCCCGCCGGCACCCACGGGTTCCCGGGCGCGCCGCCGGCCCACCCCGCCCACGTCCCGGCCGCACCGTATCGGTATCCGGTGAGCCCCGCCTACGGCGCCGCCGTGACCGCGCGCCCCGCGACGGCATCCGGCGCGCTGGGTGTGGTCGCACTCGTGCTCGCGATCGTCGCGTTCCTCATTCCGGCGCTCGTCGCGGGCATCGCGGGATACCCGATCGGGGCGGGCGTGGGCGAGCAGCTGAATGTGGCGAGCGCCGAGGGCTGGGACGATCTTTCGGTGCTCAGCCCGGTTCGCGGGTGGATCCTCGCAGCGGAGATCGCCTTCTGGGCGGGCACCGTCCTCGGCATCTGGGCCATCGCTCAGGGGATCGTCGCGATCGTGCGTGGGCGCGGCCGGGGGCAGGGCATCGCCGCCCTCGTCGTCGCCGTCGTCGCGCCCATGGTGTTCGGCGTCGTGCTCTACGCGGCTGCGCTCGCCGGCGTCGCCGCGGGTGCCGCAGGCTTCTGACCCGCCGCGGCCGATCAGCTCGCGGGCGGCGCGTGGAAGCGCTGCTGCGCCGCCACCAGGCCGTGCTCGATCAGCGTCTCCACCGCGTCGGCGGCGTCGGAGAGGTGCGCGGCGAGCGTCGCGCGCTCGGCCGAGCCGAACGGGTCGAGCACCCAGTCGGCCGGATCCTGCCGGCCCGGGGGCCGACCGATGCCCACCCTGACGCGCGGGAAGTCCGCCGTGCCGAGGGCCTTGGCCACGTCGCGCACGCCGTTGTGGCCGCCGTGCCCGCCGCCGGATTTGAGCTTGATGGTGTCGAACGGGATGTCGAGCTCGTCATGGACGACGACGACGCGCCCGGGGTCGACGCCGAAGAAGCGCGCGAGCCCGGCGGCGGGGCCACCCGAGACGTTCATGAAGGAGTTCGGCTTGGCCAGCACGAGCTTGTCCGCACCGGGGCGCAACCACGTCTCGGCCGTCCGCGCGTTGGCCTTGTGCACGCGGAACACCGCACCGCGTCGCGCCGCGAGCTCGTCGAGCACCATCTGGCCGACGTTGTGGCGCGTCTTCTCGTATCGCGGTCCGGGGTTGCCCAGACCCACCACGAGCCAGGTATGCGGCATCCGGCTCTCCCTCCCTGCGGCGCATCGGTGACGTGAGACGACAAAGGGGCACGCCGTGGCGCTCCGTGACGGAGCCGGCGTGCCCCCTCGTGCGAGCGGGCGTCGGATTACTCCGCGTCGGACTCTTCGGACTGCTCGGCGGCGACCTCGGCATCGGCCGCGGCGATCTCGTCCTCGGCGGCCAGCGTCGCGGCGGGCACGGTGACGGCGACGATGAGGGTCTCGGGGTCGGAGAGCAGGCTCGCGCCGCGGGGCAGCGTCAGCTCGCCCGCCGTGATGTGCGTGCCGTCTTCGAGGCCCTCGACATCCACCTCGATGTGCTCGGGGATGTGGGTGGCCTCGACCTCGAGCGAGATGCTCGAGGCGTCGAGGGTGGCGATGGTGCCCGGGAAGGGCTCACCGGTCGTGTGCAGCGGCACGTCGACCGTGACCTTCTCGCCCTTTTTCACGACGAGCAGGTCGATGTGCTCGATGATCTGGTGCACCGGGTCGCGCTGGACGTCCTTGACGAGGGCGAGCTGCGACGTGCCCTCGACGTCGAGCTCGATGACCGCGTTCGCGCGGCGCACGAGCAGCATCATCTGGTGGCCGGGCAGGGCCACGTGCACGGGGTCGGTGCCGTGGCCGTAGATGACGGCGGGGATCTTGCCGGCGGCGCGCAGGCGGCGGGCGAAGCCCTTGCCGAAGCGGGAACGCAGCTCGGCGGGA is a genomic window containing:
- the mfd gene encoding transcription-repair coupling factor, with product MTIHGITRALARSEAFREGLSAASVDTDFSLVEGLVAPAIAALLERRAAAGEPPAVLVIAPTGRRAEQVGPALSAYLPEARVLSFPAWETLPHERLSPSAETIGARLEALREIGAWDGSTPLVVTASVRAAIQPLAPGLDAVEPVDLRRGGRGYDLPRIAERLVELAYARVDMVSRRGEFAVRGGILDVFPPVADHPYRIEFFGDEVEEVRAFSVADQRSLPGEVDAVRLGPSRELLLTPDIRERAGALRDGLPGLAGMLEKMSEGIPADGMESLLPALVDRLVPLIDYLPAGAAVALVDPERAVTRALTLQETNREFLEAAWSAAVAGAAVPVDLGSGDFLPLASLRESARERGGVWWSFSAFDSGAADAAAEGVLDAEGGVATRIPAAPVPSFHGNVEGATEHVGELLRDGWSVVVAASGHGLVERARDVLSERGLAARVAETIDEIPEAGVALLTQASVEAGFEASDARIALLTEADFYGRTIGGDSRVVKKLASRRKNVVDPLQLKAGDFVVHTTHGIGRFVELVQREVSSGGRNPVKSMREYLVVEYAPTKRGYPGDKLFVPTDQLDQLSRYVGGEAPALSKMGGSDWAQAKGKARKAVRDIAVELVKLYSARMSAKGYAFGPDTPWQRELEEAFPFAETPDQLQTIDEIKADMERPIPMDRLLSGDVGFGKTEVAVRAAFKAIQDGKQVAMLVPTTLLVKQHSETFTERFAGFPVKVRALSRFQTDKETREIVKGLADGTIDMVIGTHRILTEQVVFKDLGLMIIDEEQRFGVEHKDALKKLKTNVDVLAMSATPIPRTLEMAVTGIREMSTLATPPEDRHPILSYVGPRNDKQVAAAIRRELLREGQVFYVHNRVKSIQRVAAHLAELVPEARIAVAHGQMGEHALEQVVDDFWERKFDVLVSTTIIETGLDIANANTIIIDRADKYGLSQLHQLRGRVGRARERAYAYFLYDENKPLSETAADRLETISVNNDLGSGMQVALKDLELRGAGNMLGAEQAGHIAGVGFDLYLRMIGEAVATFRGEEAEGPAELRLELPVQARIPESYIDSERLRLEAYQKLSAAAAANAAPDAIDLVIDELRDRYGEPPAEVEGLVAVARLRRRAGRAGLTDVVAMGPNLRIAPARLPDSMRVRLQRLYPAAKLLQGGDALVVPLPRDGGDPVGDEALLEWVAQLLTALFPEPDAAVGAPAASA
- the pth gene encoding aminoacyl-tRNA hydrolase, producing the protein MPHTWLVVGLGNPGPRYEKTRHNVGQMVLDELAARRGAVFRVHKANARTAETWLRPGADKLVLAKPNSFMNVSGGPAAGLARFFGVDPGRVVVVHDELDIPFDTIKLKSGGGHGGHNGVRDVAKALGTADFPRVRVGIGRPPGRQDPADWVLDPFGSAERATLAAHLSDAADAVETLIEHGLVAAQQRFHAPPAS
- a CDS encoding 50S ribosomal protein L25/general stress protein Ctc, which encodes MSEDTTVPAELRSRFGKGFARRLRAAGKIPAVIYGHGTDPVHVALPGHQMMLLVRRANAVIELDVEGTSQLALVKDVQRDPVHQIIEHIDLLVVKKGEKVTVDVPLHTTGEPFPGTIATLDASSISLEVEATHIPEHIEVDVEGLEDGTHITAGELTLPRGASLLSDPETLIVAVTVPAATLAAEDEIAAADAEVAAEQSEESDAE